The following is a genomic window from Actinomycetota bacterium.
CGGCGATTTCTACCTGTGGTGGAAGTTTTACTTCCTCACCCATCACTTCAAATACCACTTTGAGGTCGGCTTTTTCAATATGATTGCGTATGTACCATCTGATGGTGGGGATGAGTCCCAAATCATCGAGCATAGCCGGACGTAGATCAAAAGCCATCTTGTGCACCCTCTCAAGAGCACTGGCCGTGATCTCTTTCAGCTCTCTGAGAGCTTCTCTAACGTCCGAAAATTCGGGCGGGACCATGGTCTCGCTCATCTCCAGGCGGAGAATCACATTTGTGAGCACCTGTGCGGTATCATCATGGAGTTCACGAGAGATTCGCTTGCGTTCTTCCTCCTGAGAGTGCAATAACTTATGGGCTAGTTTCTCCAATTCTTGCAATAATCTAAGTTCATCGCCCTTGACTTGTAATTCCCTGAAAAGCCGGGCGTTCTTTAGAGCTACTGCCGCCTGATTGGCTAGAATGGATAGAATCGTTATTTCATCGGGAGTGAATTGATATGGATGAGCATTTAGGGCTGAAAGAAGACCAAAATCTCCTTCTTTTATTGTAAGTGGCACACAAAGTAAAGAGGTTTCCCGGCTGTTACATATCAATGCTCCGGCTGATCTATCATCCTCTTTAACTTCCAGTTCGCTTCTAGCCACGCTCTCAGCGATATTTTCCAGTTGATTTCTCCACCAAGACTCGGGGTGTTGATCCCGCCTCCCTCGAACTGCTAAAGTTTCTAAATCGAGTTCGAATTTTCCAGCCCTCTCATTGACCAAAGAAGCAACGACTTTATCGGCCTGGATTAAATTTTTGGCTTCATTGACCACGACGGGAAACACCTTTTCCAGTTCTAAAGTTGAAGTAACTGCAATTAGCGATTTACCTATTGAGGTTAGCTTAATTTTCTCTCCTCCCAAGAAAACGCTAACACAAAACCGACTTAAAATGAGTCGGTTCAACCACTGGCCAATATAGTGCACAAATCGAAG
Proteins encoded in this region:
- a CDS encoding GAF domain-containing sensor histidine kinase, with amino-acid sequence MNRLILSRFCVSVFLGGEKIKLTSIGKSLIAVTSTLELEKVFPVVVNEAKNLIQADKVVASLVNERAGKFELDLETLAVRGRRDQHPESWWRNQLENIAESVARSELEVKEDDRSAGALICNSRETSLLCVPLTIKEGDFGLLSALNAHPYQFTPDEITILSILANQAAVALKNARLFRELQVKGDELRLLQELEKLAHKLLHSQEEERKRISRELHDDTAQVLTNVILRLEMSETMVPPEFSDVREALRELKEITASALERVHKMAFDLRPAMLDDLGLIPTIRWYIRNHIEKADLKVVFEVMGEEVKLPPQVEIAVLRIIQEALTNVKKHAQAKETFVRLGFKDDEVTITIKDDGKGFDPKKALSKSTKREALGLMGMQERAELLGGALNIESQSGKGTKVKVRIPFRRGLT